One segment of Anatilimnocola aggregata DNA contains the following:
- a CDS encoding DUF1549 domain-containing protein, protein MNRPLWICCALLLAGTCSWLVAEEAPRLQIFPPLLTLDGAGDRASIVAVVTQANGRTVDVSAQVKLSASQPELVKIEGREIISIADGTAELMIEHSGQQTKIPLTVKNAAATTAPSFRHDVLPVLTRFGCNQGACHGKLAGQNGFRLSLRGYAPEWDHGWLTREFYGRRISSTTPADSLLIRKPNGREPHGGGRLFEPGSRAEQTLLDWITTGTPNAIADEPAVTKLEVFPGDRNTAAGDTQQLAVYAHYENGRVRDVTWLAQFFTNDASVVEVSPTGLVKCLRAGETVVRVHFQGEVVVTQFTIPFADPVPADQLAERRNVVDQHVFEKLAVLRIPPSAGADDATFLRRVYLDTIGTLPTVAETEQFLASSSPNKRSQLIDELLQRPEWVDFWTLQLCDQLQNRKERDHDVRGTKGVRSFHAWMREQLQANRSWDKIAADVLTSQGSVGAHPQVGYYIVTLGEQRRAEDSDLVSSVAQAFVGTRVGCAKCHNHPLERYTQDDYYRFAAFFARTQLQRKNPAEGMTNLIFRNEEEERARRQLDDAQKKLAEAKSNLEGKEGSEAEKLQKELKNRQQQVDIYEKGVASALAKPPQVRQPRTGQMMPPLPLDRSEVSLAENTDPRTALVRWMHQPTNETFTGNMVNRLWKHFFSVGLVEPVDDLRASNPPSNRPLWQALNREFVEHQYDLKHLMKLMLNSRTYQLSSTTVAANEQDQRHYSHYYARRLPAEVLLDAISQVTEVPDQFPGYPVGLRAIQVPDPGVSSSFLAMFGRSDRVTACACERSGEVTLPQLLHLQCGDGLTQKLNQPESRLKQLLTAKLDNGPLARSIFLSALAREPRPAELQAIETALGDAKTDDASREEAVRDLFWAVLNTKEFAFNH, encoded by the coding sequence CCGCGCGAGCATCGTGGCCGTCGTCACGCAGGCCAATGGCCGCACAGTCGATGTTTCGGCACAGGTGAAACTTAGCGCTTCGCAGCCTGAATTAGTAAAGATCGAAGGTCGCGAGATCATCTCCATTGCCGATGGTACTGCCGAGTTGATGATCGAGCATTCGGGCCAGCAGACGAAGATTCCGCTGACGGTGAAGAATGCGGCCGCGACCACTGCTCCATCGTTTCGGCACGATGTACTACCCGTGCTCACTCGCTTTGGTTGCAACCAGGGAGCCTGCCACGGCAAGCTGGCCGGGCAGAACGGCTTTCGCTTGTCGCTACGTGGCTATGCGCCCGAGTGGGATCACGGCTGGCTGACGCGCGAGTTTTACGGCCGCCGTATCAGTTCCACGACACCGGCCGATAGCCTGCTGATTCGCAAGCCCAACGGCCGCGAGCCCCATGGAGGTGGACGCCTGTTCGAGCCCGGCAGCCGCGCCGAGCAAACGCTCTTGGATTGGATTACCACTGGCACTCCCAACGCAATTGCCGATGAACCTGCCGTAACTAAGTTGGAAGTCTTTCCTGGCGATCGCAACACCGCCGCCGGCGATACCCAGCAACTGGCCGTTTATGCTCACTACGAAAACGGCCGCGTCCGCGATGTCACCTGGCTCGCGCAGTTTTTCACCAACGATGCGAGCGTGGTGGAAGTCTCTCCCACGGGGCTTGTGAAATGTTTGCGAGCAGGTGAAACCGTCGTTCGCGTTCATTTTCAAGGCGAAGTGGTCGTCACGCAGTTCACCATTCCCTTTGCCGATCCAGTCCCGGCCGATCAACTGGCTGAGCGCCGCAATGTGGTCGACCAGCATGTCTTCGAGAAACTGGCTGTGCTTCGCATTCCGCCATCGGCAGGTGCTGACGATGCGACTTTCCTCCGCCGCGTTTATCTCGACACCATCGGCACGTTGCCAACGGTTGCCGAAACCGAACAATTTCTCGCCAGCAGTTCTCCCAACAAGCGGTCGCAGTTGATCGACGAACTGTTGCAGCGGCCCGAATGGGTCGACTTCTGGACGCTGCAACTGTGCGATCAGTTGCAGAACCGCAAAGAGCGCGATCATGACGTGCGCGGCACGAAGGGAGTGCGGTCGTTTCATGCCTGGATGCGCGAGCAATTGCAGGCGAACCGTTCGTGGGACAAGATCGCTGCCGATGTGCTGACTTCGCAAGGGAGCGTCGGTGCACATCCGCAAGTCGGCTACTACATCGTGACCCTGGGGGAGCAACGGAGGGCGGAAGATTCCGACCTGGTGTCGTCCGTCGCTCAGGCATTTGTGGGAACACGCGTCGGCTGTGCGAAGTGCCACAATCATCCGCTGGAGCGTTACACGCAAGATGATTACTACCGCTTCGCCGCCTTCTTCGCCCGCACACAGTTGCAGCGGAAGAATCCGGCCGAAGGGATGACAAATCTCATCTTCCGCAACGAAGAGGAGGAGCGCGCTCGCCGCCAACTGGACGATGCTCAAAAGAAATTGGCCGAGGCCAAGTCGAATCTGGAAGGTAAAGAAGGGAGCGAGGCGGAGAAGCTGCAAAAGGAATTAAAAAATCGTCAGCAGCAGGTGGATATCTATGAGAAAGGGGTCGCCAGCGCACTGGCGAAGCCGCCGCAAGTTCGGCAGCCGCGCACGGGGCAAATGATGCCACCCCTGCCGCTCGATCGAAGCGAGGTCTCGCTCGCGGAGAACACCGACCCGCGCACTGCGCTCGTTCGCTGGATGCATCAGCCCACGAACGAGACGTTTACGGGCAACATGGTCAATCGGCTCTGGAAGCACTTCTTCAGCGTGGGATTGGTCGAGCCCGTCGATGATCTGCGGGCGAGCAATCCGCCGTCGAATCGCCCGCTCTGGCAAGCGCTGAATCGGGAATTCGTCGAACATCAATACGATCTCAAGCACTTGATGAAGCTGATGCTCAACTCGCGAACCTATCAACTGAGCAGTACAACGGTCGCTGCGAACGAACAGGATCAGCGTCACTATTCGCACTACTATGCTCGCCGCTTGCCGGCCGAAGTGCTGCTCGATGCCATTAGCCAGGTGACGGAAGTCCCCGATCAGTTCCCGGGGTATCCCGTTGGCTTGCGGGCGATTCAAGTTCCGGACCCCGGTGTCAGTTCTTCGTTCCTGGCAATGTTCGGCCGCTCAGATCGTGTCACCGCTTGTGCGTGCGAACGGAGCGGCGAAGTAACCTTGCCGCAGTTGCTTCACTTGCAGTGTGGCGATGGTCTGACGCAAAAACTCAATCAGCCCGAAAGCCGGCTCAAGCAATTACTAACCGCCAAGCTCGACAATGGTCCGCTCGCGCGCTCCATTTTCCTTTCAGCCCTGGCTCGCGAACCGCGCCCCGCGGAACTGCAGGCGATTGAAACGGCGCTCGGCGACGCTAAGACTGACGATGCTTCCCGAGAAGAAGCGGTTCGCGATTTGTTTTGGGCAGTTCTGAATACGAAAGAGTTTGCGTTCAATCATTGA
- a CDS encoding DUF1501 domain-containing protein — protein MTRLRKREAKMLDINLNQARQKFCNGWSRRDFLRIGAIGPLGFSLGNLLQAEASGAAAATKRAKSIILVYLGGGLSHHDTFDPKPNASAEIRGKYSTIQTKLPGISYGELVPKLAQQNDLYTLIRSGAHSSDHHETATNWVMSGRFGSAFGDYPAIGAVVAHETGFRTQVPPYVSVPNNPSFTWELGRSAFLGGRYESFKAGDPNSGGYKVRDLSRAQPLTDKSLSRRQNLLQAVDSLGQQVRGNDQVATYDEFQKRAAEMILSPQAQAAFDIEKETAELRDKYGRTTFGQSCLLARRLVEGGVTFVTINYGGWDHHGKIFPALDKKLPEFDQGLSSLLADLKEHGLLDETLVVAMGEFGRTPKINKEEGRDHWALAASLIFAGAGVKGGQVIGATDEIGAHTTKQPVKPADVAYTMLSALGIHPRKHIHTPDGRPLEILDEGKLIEDLYG, from the coding sequence ATGACTCGACTACGAAAAAGAGAAGCCAAAATGCTCGACATCAACTTGAATCAAGCCCGCCAAAAGTTCTGCAACGGCTGGAGCCGACGAGATTTTTTGCGCATCGGCGCCATCGGCCCGCTCGGGTTTTCGCTGGGAAATCTGCTGCAGGCGGAAGCCAGCGGCGCTGCGGCCGCGACGAAGCGGGCCAAATCGATCATCCTGGTCTATTTGGGGGGCGGCCTGTCGCACCACGACACCTTTGACCCCAAGCCAAACGCATCAGCTGAGATTCGGGGCAAGTACAGCACCATTCAGACCAAGCTCCCCGGCATCTCGTACGGCGAACTGGTTCCCAAGCTCGCGCAGCAGAACGACCTGTACACGCTGATTCGCAGCGGGGCCCACAGTAGCGATCATCACGAGACAGCGACCAACTGGGTCATGAGCGGCCGCTTTGGTTCGGCTTTCGGCGACTATCCGGCCATCGGCGCTGTCGTCGCGCACGAGACGGGCTTTCGCACGCAAGTGCCGCCGTATGTTTCGGTGCCCAACAATCCGTCGTTCACTTGGGAACTGGGCCGCAGCGCGTTTCTCGGCGGGCGTTACGAATCGTTCAAAGCCGGCGATCCCAACTCCGGTGGCTACAAGGTCCGCGATCTCTCGCGGGCTCAGCCCCTAACCGATAAGTCTCTCAGTCGGCGGCAGAATCTGCTGCAGGCCGTCGATTCGCTCGGCCAGCAAGTGCGCGGCAACGATCAGGTGGCCACCTACGACGAATTCCAAAAGCGGGCTGCGGAAATGATCCTGTCGCCGCAAGCGCAGGCCGCGTTCGATATCGAAAAAGAAACGGCCGAACTGCGCGACAAGTATGGCCGCACCACGTTTGGTCAAAGCTGCTTGCTTGCTCGGCGGCTTGTCGAAGGGGGCGTGACGTTCGTCACCATCAACTACGGCGGCTGGGACCATCACGGCAAGATCTTCCCCGCGCTTGATAAGAAGCTCCCCGAATTCGATCAAGGTTTGTCCTCGTTGCTCGCTGATCTCAAGGAGCATGGCCTGCTCGACGAAACGCTGGTCGTGGCCATGGGCGAGTTCGGTCGCACACCCAAGATCAACAAGGAAGAAGGACGCGATCACTGGGCGCTGGCAGCTTCGCTGATCTTCGCTGGTGCGGGGGTGAAAGGTGGCCAGGTGATTGGTGCGACCGACGAAATCGGGGCGCACACCACCAAGCAACCCGTGAAGCCCGCCGATGTGGCGTACACGATGCTGTCGGCCCTGGGCATTCATCCGCGCAAGCACATTCACACTCCCGATGGTCGCCCGCTTGAGATCCTCGACGAAGGAAAACTGATCGAGGATTTGTATGGTTAG